From Candidatus Paceibacterota bacterium, a single genomic window includes:
- the rpsB gene encoding 30S ribosomal protein S2, whose translation MDTVTTKENNTIEQMFEAGAHFAYSKTRRHPTASPYIFGAKDMVEIFDLEKTKGLLDDARTFVASLAREGKQVLFVAGKNEARGVVSATALSLDMPYVTSRWIGGTLTNFSEIKKRIERLETLASEKESGELAKKYTKREQLLLTREIESLSETFGGLTPMKTLPAALFVVDTERESIAVEEAKKAGIPIIALMNSDCDVADATYPILANDGSVKSITFFVESIAAAYRENKGVIKKTEE comes from the coding sequence AACAAAAGAAAATAACACTATCGAGCAAATGTTTGAAGCAGGTGCTCATTTCGCATACAGCAAGACGCGGCGCCACCCCACGGCGAGCCCATACATCTTTGGTGCAAAAGACATGGTTGAGATATTTGACCTTGAGAAGACTAAAGGGCTTCTCGATGATGCGCGTACCTTTGTGGCTTCACTCGCGCGCGAAGGGAAGCAGGTCCTCTTTGTTGCGGGTAAGAATGAGGCCCGTGGAGTTGTCTCAGCTACTGCACTTTCTCTTGATATGCCGTATGTCACTAGCCGTTGGATCGGCGGAACGCTCACGAACTTCAGTGAGATCAAGAAGCGCATTGAACGCCTCGAGACACTCGCTTCAGAGAAGGAGAGCGGGGAGCTTGCAAAGAAATACACGAAGCGTGAGCAACTCCTCCTCACTCGTGAGATCGAGTCGCTTTCCGAGACCTTTGGTGGTCTGACCCCAATGAAGACACTCCCCGCAGCACTCTTTGTTGTCGACACAGAACGCGAATCTATTGCAGTCGAGGAGGCAAAGAAGGCAGGTATTCCGATCATCGCCCTCATGAATTCAGACTGTGATGTTGCTGACGCGACATATCCGATTCTCGCAAATGACGGCTCAGTGAAGAGCATTACTTTCTTTGTGGAGAGTATTGCGGCGGCGTACCGCGAGAACAAGGGGGTCATCAAAAAGACTGAGGAATAA
- the tsf gene encoding elongation factor Ts (EF-Ts; functions during elongation stage of protein translation; forms a dimer; associates with EF-Tu-GDP complex and promotes exchange of GDP to GTP resulting in regeneration of the active form of EF-Tu): MSTITTEQIKELRDLTGVSVMQCKKALEEAGGDMEKAKVLLRKKSGDIAAKKSGRELGSGVVESYIHNTKQVGTLIVLSCETDFVAKNEEFVQLARDIAMQIAASAPEFKVRDEVTPAATAAAEEVFRKEVADKPAEMQEKILSGKIDAYLKEKILLEQDFIKDPSVTIKGLIESATQKFGERIEVSDFTRYSI; the protein is encoded by the coding sequence ATGAGTACTATCACTACTGAACAGATCAAGGAACTTCGTGACCTTACCGGTGTTTCGGTTATGCAGTGCAAGAAGGCGCTTGAGGAAGCAGGTGGTGATATGGAAAAGGCGAAGGTTCTTTTACGTAAGAAAAGTGGTGATATCGCAGCCAAGAAATCTGGACGAGAACTCGGGTCCGGCGTAGTTGAGTCGTATATTCACAACACAAAACAGGTTGGCACGCTTATCGTGCTCTCGTGCGAGACAGACTTCGTGGCGAAGAACGAGGAGTTTGTTCAGCTTGCACGCGATATCGCTATGCAGATTGCGGCAAGCGCTCCAGAGTTTAAGGTTCGTGACGAGGTGACCCCCGCGGCAACCGCTGCCGCCGAGGAGGTGTTTCGTAAAGAGGTTGCTGACAAACCGGCCGAAATGCAAGAGAAGATCCTCTCAGGCAAGATTGACGCATATCTTAAAGAGAAGATATTGCTTGAGCAGGACTTTATCAAGGATCCGAGTGTTACGATTAAGGGGCTTATTGAGTCTGCGACCCAGAAGTTTGGTGAGCGTATTGAGGTCTCCGACTTTACCCGGTACAGTATATAG